In a single window of the Nodularia spumigena CCY9414 genome:
- a CDS encoding phosphate/phosphite/phosphonate ABC transporter substrate-binding protein — protein sequence MSLSQKSLLSAGAALIALMGVAVTTVTGIQATTANSVSNQQAPRLIASKLRNLTIVFPSRADSTDLQSKANAVATFLTKEMGIPVKAQIGDDTAAVEALRANRAEVAFLSSRPALKAEELANARLYLAEVRDNYSGRFTYDSIFVVRNNSPLRSGSNAKTTLEQLRGRRMAFTSPTSGSGFIFPVSELVKQGFVPNRDRVDTFFGQVAYGGSYSKALQAVVRGQAEVAAVSEYALLPPYITEEERKQLRVLYKISGVPAHGIVIDDKVPADQREKLINALLKLNQSENNQLLRGLYNSTELVRVDHNRHLSPVRQALQRVGMEP from the coding sequence ATGAGTCTAAGCCAAAAAAGCTTATTAAGTGCTGGCGCAGCATTAATAGCACTAATGGGTGTAGCAGTTACCACTGTTACTGGAATCCAAGCGACAACAGCTAATTCCGTTTCTAATCAGCAAGCACCGCGCTTAATCGCAAGCAAACTGAGAAATTTAACCATAGTTTTTCCTAGTCGTGCTGATTCAACAGATTTGCAATCTAAGGCAAATGCTGTAGCCACTTTTTTAACTAAAGAAATGGGAATACCTGTCAAAGCACAGATAGGTGATGATACAGCTGCGGTGGAAGCTTTGAGAGCAAATCGGGCTGAGGTAGCTTTTTTAAGCAGTCGTCCAGCCTTGAAAGCTGAAGAATTGGCAAATGCTCGTTTGTATCTAGCAGAGGTACGCGATAACTACTCCGGTAGATTTACTTATGATTCAATATTTGTTGTCCGCAACAATAGCCCCTTGAGGAGTGGAAGTAATGCCAAAACAACCCTAGAACAACTAAGAGGTAGAAGAATGGCATTTACATCTCCTACTTCAGGCTCTGGGTTTATTTTTCCTGTGAGTGAATTAGTAAAACAGGGATTTGTCCCCAATCGCGATCGCGTTGATACTTTCTTTGGTCAAGTTGCTTATGGTGGTAGCTACAGCAAAGCCTTACAAGCGGTAGTGCGCGGTCAAGCAGAAGTAGCTGCTGTTTCAGAATATGCTCTGTTACCACCTTATATTACAGAAGAAGAAAGGAAACAGTTGCGAGTCCTGTATAAAATTTCTGGTGTACCTGCTCATGGTATCGTCATTGATGATAAAGTTCCCGCAGATCAAAGAGAAAAATTGATTAACGCTCTACTTAAGTTAAATCAATCAGAAAATAACCAACTGTTACGTGGCTTGTATAACTCTACCGAATTGGTGAGAGTGGATCACAATCGTCACCTATCACCAGTTCGTCAAGCTCTCCAGCGTGTGGGGATGGAACCTTAG
- a CDS encoding phosphonate ABC transporter ATP-binding protein: protein MSDYVIECHNLETAYVGSLNRPILNNINCQIKQGEFVVLLGLNGAGKSTLLRSLVGLVPLVRGEVCINGVAINNRTLPQIRRDLGMLFQGGGLIPQLSAIENVLCGRLGTRTTWQTLFGFPKRDRLLALELLEQLGLRDLAYQKTSKLSGGQQQRVAIARALIQSPKVLLADEPTTGLDVMATQQVMEALAKLHTEQGMTIVTVLHDLGIAAKYAQRAIVLDSGCIVYEGPCDNLQAQFVVNSQSPH from the coding sequence ATGAGTGATTACGTAATTGAATGTCACAACTTAGAGACGGCTTATGTTGGCTCTTTGAATCGTCCGATCCTCAACAATATTAACTGTCAAATTAAGCAAGGTGAATTTGTTGTACTGCTAGGACTCAATGGTGCTGGTAAATCTACATTACTGCGATCGCTTGTAGGATTAGTACCATTAGTCAGGGGAGAAGTTTGCATTAATGGCGTGGCCATAAATAACCGCACACTTCCCCAAATACGCCGTGATCTAGGAATGTTATTTCAAGGCGGTGGGTTAATTCCCCAGTTATCAGCAATTGAAAATGTATTATGCGGTAGGCTTGGCACAAGAACAACTTGGCAAACACTATTCGGCTTTCCTAAACGCGATCGCCTCCTAGCATTAGAATTACTCGAACAGTTGGGTTTAAGAGACTTAGCCTATCAAAAGACTAGCAAACTTAGTGGTGGTCAGCAACAAAGAGTAGCGATCGCTCGTGCTTTAATTCAATCACCAAAAGTCCTTCTAGCAGACGAACCCACCACCGGCTTAGATGTTATGGCTACCCAACAAGTAATGGAAGCTTTAGCCAAATTACACACCGAGCAAGGTATGACCATTGTCACAGTTCTACACGACTTAGGAATAGCCGCCAAATATGCCCAACGTGCGATCGTTCTCGATTCCGGGTGCATCGTTTACGAGGGACCTTGCGATAACTTGCAAGCCCAATTTGTGGTCAATAGTCAAAGCCCACACTAA
- the phnE gene encoding phosphonate ABC transporter, permease protein PhnE, producing the protein MSYLPISKFLRRYSWVSPLVILLIVVIIYAWALQGLQLNFELLTSSAPYIVDFISRLFPPDFRVLDIAIKALIETVQMSLWGTTIGAIISVPIAVASARNVAPTWLQWLANLLQNAVRSVPSIILGLIFVAATGLGAPAGTLALSIYTIGYLAKFYQQAIEAVEPRSLESLEVIGASRLQIAQYGILPQVLPLSLGYTLWMFEYNIRAASVLGVVGAGGIGFQLKSYIDGFEYNKATTMMLVLLVVVTVIDGFSSKLRRRLESI; encoded by the coding sequence ATGAGTTATCTACCAATTTCTAAATTTCTCCGCCGTTACTCTTGGGTAAGTCCCTTAGTCATTTTATTAATTGTTGTTATAATTTATGCTTGGGCTTTGCAAGGACTTCAGCTGAATTTTGAACTGCTGACATCTAGCGCCCCCTACATTGTTGATTTTATTTCCCGCTTATTTCCTCCCGATTTTAGAGTTCTTGATATTGCCATCAAAGCACTGATTGAAACTGTACAGATGTCTCTTTGGGGAACAACCATTGGGGCGATTATCTCTGTACCCATAGCAGTTGCTAGCGCCCGTAATGTTGCTCCTACTTGGCTGCAATGGCTAGCTAATTTGCTGCAAAATGCTGTGCGTTCTGTCCCTTCAATTATTTTAGGACTAATTTTCGTTGCCGCCACAGGTTTAGGCGCACCAGCAGGCACTCTGGCTTTAAGTATATATACTATCGGCTATCTAGCCAAGTTTTATCAACAAGCCATTGAAGCAGTTGAGCCTCGCTCTTTAGAATCTTTAGAAGTTATAGGCGCATCTCGACTCCAAATTGCTCAGTATGGAATTTTACCGCAAGTGCTACCCCTGAGTTTAGGTTACACCTTATGGATGTTTGAATACAATATTCGTGCTGCTTCTGTGTTGGGTGTAGTAGGTGCAGGAGGTATTGGTTTTCAGTTAAAAAGTTATATTGATGGGTTTGAATATAACAAAGCCACAACCATGATGTTAG